One window from the genome of Streptococcus parasanguinis encodes:
- a CDS encoding uroporphyrinogen decarboxylase family protein gives MSSKRELVLKAFKGEAVDRVPVGFWHHFTTEEEWLKGFSNPEIIEKNLNGHKNFLHKVKPDFVKLMSDGYFAYPNPAIHKGLENISDLAGIEPLGADHPWITEQVELVKKIRAGFEEDIVAIYNIFAPVTYFKWLVGEVSGGDDLIANFIDQDAATLKKVLDTIGQDIASLSQRIIKEAGADGIYLSVQSIQDARVSQEVYKQVIAASELHVLETANEAGGVNILHICGYEGARNDIHLFTDYPAQVINWAVGPEGISLAEGREIFGGRTVLGGFENGKNGLLYTGDKAAIQAETKRIIAETGTTGLVIGADCTIPSDIDEERIEWVREAAAE, from the coding sequence ATGTCATCAAAAAGAGAATTAGTCTTAAAAGCTTTTAAAGGAGAAGCAGTTGACCGTGTGCCAGTTGGATTTTGGCATCATTTTACAACAGAAGAAGAATGGTTGAAAGGATTTTCTAATCCGGAAATTATTGAAAAAAACCTGAATGGACATAAAAACTTCCTTCACAAGGTCAAACCAGACTTTGTCAAACTCATGAGCGATGGTTACTTTGCTTATCCAAATCCAGCCATTCACAAAGGCCTTGAAAATATCTCTGACTTAGCAGGGATTGAACCACTCGGAGCAGATCATCCATGGATCACAGAGCAAGTAGAGCTCGTTAAAAAAATCCGTGCCGGTTTTGAAGAAGACATTGTGGCTATCTACAATATCTTTGCTCCAGTGACCTACTTCAAATGGTTGGTCGGAGAAGTTTCAGGAGGAGATGACTTGATCGCAAACTTTATCGATCAAGATGCAGCAACTCTTAAAAAAGTATTGGATACGATTGGCCAAGATATTGCAAGTTTGAGCCAACGAATCATCAAAGAAGCAGGGGCAGACGGGATCTACCTCAGTGTTCAAAGCATCCAAGATGCGCGCGTGAGCCAAGAAGTATACAAACAAGTCATCGCAGCAAGTGAACTCCATGTCTTAGAAACAGCCAATGAAGCCGGTGGCGTAAATATCCTTCATATCTGTGGCTACGAAGGAGCTCGCAATGATATCCACCTCTTCACAGACTACCCAGCCCAAGTCATTAACTGGGCAGTCGGACCAGAAGGAATCAGCCTAGCAGAAGGACGCGAAATCTTCGGTGGACGCACGGTTCTTGGTGGTTTTGAAAATGGCAAAAATGGTCTTCTCTACACAGGAGACAAGGCTGCGATCCAAGCAGAAACCAAACGCATCATCGCAGAAACAGGAACCACAGGCTTGGTCATTGGTGCCGATTGTACGATTCCAAGTGACATTGATGAAGAACGAATCGAATGGGTTCGTGAAGCTGCAGCAGAATAA
- a CDS encoding DUF1310 family protein, with protein MKKSKFIVLIMVVFSLSLGGCSFFNGQSAKKQEMIQIAESKKMKVAIEKYLKKLDPEALTPNGKIKTYRILKDKLKYNPMGGLILEVVINNDDTLIINMTVQEEDSGEYTVAASGMPKKLTRLIRGESDGH; from the coding sequence ATGAAAAAAAGTAAATTTATTGTGTTGATAATGGTAGTATTTAGCCTGAGCTTAGGAGGCTGTAGCTTTTTTAATGGACAATCTGCCAAAAAACAAGAAATGATTCAAATCGCAGAGAGTAAGAAGATGAAAGTGGCGATTGAAAAATATTTAAAAAAACTAGATCCGGAAGCACTGACTCCAAATGGAAAAATAAAGACTTATAGGATTTTAAAAGATAAATTAAAATATAATCCAATGGGAGGGCTGATTCTAGAGGTAGTCATTAACAATGATGATACATTAATAATCAATATGACAGTTCAAGAGGAAGATTCAGGGGAATATACCGTTGCAGCGTCTGGAATGCCAAAAAAGTTAACGAGACTAATAAGAGGAGAAAGTGATGGTCATTAA
- a CDS encoding glycoside hydrolase family 1 protein, producing the protein MYQFPKDFLWGSSTSGPQTEGRLAQDGKGDNLWDYWYRVEPNRFYQGQGPEKTSTFYEHWEEDLDLLLETGHTAFRTSIQWSRIFPEGRGEINQAGVDFYRRVFEKIKEKGIHLLVNLYHFDLPMALQEQGDGWENKETAYAYQEYARFCFKTYGDLVDQWITFNEPIVPVEFGYFYDAHFPHKVDAAAAVKVAYHTQLASSLAVKACHEVDPNYRIGIVLNLTPAYPRSQHPEDVKAARIAELFQAKSFLDPSVLGHYPEELVEILRERDLLPDYDPFELRLIEENTVDYLGVNYYQPLRVAAPRYAPNPASPLLFEQFYEPYVMPGRKINPHRGWEIYEQGLYDIAQNIKENYGNIEWILTENGMGVEGEEKFRKDGVIQDDYRIDFVKDHLRELHRAIQDGANCKGYLIWTFIDCWSWLNGYKNRYGLVELELESQKRTLKKSGHWFRKLSQRNGFEE; encoded by the coding sequence ATGTATCAATTTCCAAAGGATTTTTTATGGGGGAGTTCGACCTCGGGGCCTCAAACAGAAGGACGTCTAGCCCAGGATGGAAAGGGAGACAATCTCTGGGATTACTGGTATAGGGTCGAGCCCAACCGCTTTTATCAAGGGCAAGGACCAGAGAAAACATCGACTTTTTATGAACACTGGGAAGAAGATCTGGACCTCTTGTTAGAAACCGGCCACACGGCCTTTCGAACCTCTATCCAGTGGTCACGTATTTTCCCAGAAGGACGAGGGGAGATCAATCAAGCAGGTGTTGATTTCTACCGCCGTGTCTTTGAAAAGATTAAAGAAAAAGGGATTCACCTCTTGGTCAACCTCTATCATTTTGATTTACCGATGGCTCTTCAAGAGCAAGGGGATGGTTGGGAAAATAAAGAAACCGCCTATGCTTACCAGGAATATGCGCGTTTTTGTTTCAAGACCTATGGAGATCTGGTCGATCAGTGGATCACCTTTAATGAACCTATTGTCCCTGTAGAATTTGGTTATTTTTATGATGCCCATTTTCCTCATAAGGTAGACGCAGCAGCAGCTGTTAAAGTAGCCTACCACACCCAGCTAGCAAGCTCTCTAGCAGTTAAGGCCTGTCATGAGGTGGATCCTAATTACCGTATCGGGATTGTGCTCAATTTGACACCAGCCTATCCTCGGAGCCAGCATCCAGAAGATGTGAAAGCTGCGCGTATTGCCGAGCTCTTTCAAGCCAAATCTTTTTTAGATCCATCTGTTCTTGGTCATTATCCTGAAGAATTAGTGGAGATCCTACGGGAGCGCGATCTCTTACCGGATTATGATCCCTTTGAATTGCGCTTGATCGAGGAAAATACGGTGGATTACCTAGGGGTTAACTATTACCAACCACTCCGTGTGGCGGCTCCTCGTTATGCTCCAAATCCAGCATCTCCCCTACTCTTTGAACAATTTTATGAACCCTATGTCATGCCAGGTCGCAAGATCAATCCCCACCGAGGTTGGGAAATCTATGAGCAAGGCTTGTATGACATTGCCCAAAATATCAAGGAAAACTATGGCAATATCGAGTGGATCCTGACCGAAAACGGGATGGGAGTTGAAGGAGAGGAAAAATTTCGCAAGGATGGAGTGATCCAAGACGATTACCGGATTGACTTTGTCAAAGACCATCTTCGCGAGCTCCACCGGGCTATTCAAGATGGTGCCAACTGTAAAGGCTATCTGATCTGGACCTTTATTGACTGCTGGTCATGGCTCAATGGCTACAAGAACCGCTATGGTTTAGTTGAGTTGGAGCTCGAAAGTCAAAAACGAACCCTCAAAAAATCTGGTCATTGGTTCCGTAAGTTGAGTCAGCGGAATGGATTTGAAGAGTAG
- a CDS encoding gamma-glutamyl-gamma-aminobutyrate hydrolase family protein, with protein sequence MKIRPVIGITGNERPFPDDPDANMSYAATGFVEAVKEAGGIPLILPIGDAALAKDYISMIDKLIITGGQNVLPKFYGEEITIDSDDYLLKRDLFELALIEEARAAKKAIFTVCRGTQLYNVALGGTLYQDIEHHWQDNPGQYTSQELVTKDQTVLQEIYGKTSRINSFHHQSIKDLADGLEVIARDPKDDIIEAVQSTDESRFLGVQWHPELRFDKSPADRKLFEYVVTQL encoded by the coding sequence ATGAAAATAAGACCAGTGATTGGAATTACAGGAAATGAAAGACCCTTCCCAGATGATCCAGACGCGAACATGAGCTATGCGGCGACTGGTTTTGTCGAAGCGGTCAAAGAGGCAGGAGGGATTCCCTTGATCTTGCCGATTGGAGATGCGGCCTTGGCCAAAGACTACATATCGATGATTGATAAGCTCATCATCACCGGTGGACAAAATGTCTTGCCCAAGTTTTACGGAGAAGAAATCACCATCGACAGTGATGACTACCTCTTGAAACGCGATCTCTTTGAGTTGGCCTTGATTGAAGAAGCGCGTGCGGCTAAAAAAGCTATCTTTACCGTCTGCCGTGGGACCCAGCTCTATAATGTCGCTCTAGGGGGAACTCTGTATCAAGATATTGAACACCACTGGCAGGACAATCCAGGTCAGTACACCAGTCAAGAGTTGGTGACCAAGGATCAGACGGTCCTGCAAGAGATCTATGGTAAGACCAGTCGCATCAATTCTTTCCATCATCAAAGTATTAAAGACTTGGCAGATGGCTTAGAAGTAATCGCGCGGGATCCTAAAGATGACATCATAGAAGCCGTTCAATCCACAGATGAGAGCCGTTTCCTCGGAGTTCAGTGGCATCCAGAACTACGTTTTGACAAGAGCCCAGCAGATCGCAAGCTCTTTGAATATGTCGTGACTCAATTATAA
- a CDS encoding transporter substrate-binding domain-containing protein yields the protein MSKKTWIIGGVAVLAIAGATILGRSLNHANDSKGSTGSNKVTTLKVAHTQNYVPYDFVDEKGESDGYEVAVLKAIDEKLPDYKFEYTGTSDDDLLIGLESGKYDIGTKGAWYTEERAKKFIIPKEPIGASIIGFTVRKEDAKKYKNIDDFAKEKGKLVPISPQNAQWNVIKEYNEKHKDQQIELTAAESFKVADAYAWVLEGRYDAFFDIKLSFEKAVTDKDGSYHQYADKLSWFAYKGIPTYPLIHKDKKNEKFAEEYSKAIKELEKDGTLAKLSKKYFGEDVFSYVDKEK from the coding sequence ATGAGTAAAAAAACATGGATTATCGGTGGGGTGGCAGTGCTTGCCATTGCAGGTGCAACCATTCTTGGACGGAGCTTAAACCATGCAAACGATAGCAAAGGCTCAACAGGATCGAACAAGGTAACAACCTTGAAAGTAGCCCACACTCAAAACTATGTACCGTATGATTTCGTTGATGAAAAAGGAGAATCAGATGGCTATGAAGTAGCCGTTCTCAAAGCCATTGACGAAAAACTACCAGACTACAAGTTTGAGTACACTGGAACAAGTGATGACGATCTCTTGATCGGTCTAGAATCTGGTAAATACGATATCGGAACCAAAGGAGCTTGGTATACCGAAGAACGTGCCAAGAAATTCATCATTCCAAAAGAACCAATCGGAGCAAGTATCATCGGATTTACCGTTCGGAAAGAAGATGCGAAAAAATACAAGAACATCGATGACTTCGCTAAAGAAAAAGGAAAATTGGTTCCAATTTCACCACAAAATGCGCAGTGGAATGTTATTAAAGAATACAATGAAAAGCATAAGGACCAACAAATCGAATTAACAGCTGCGGAATCTTTCAAAGTCGCAGATGCTTATGCTTGGGTTCTTGAAGGACGTTACGATGCCTTCTTTGACATCAAACTTTCCTTTGAAAAAGCTGTCACAGATAAAGATGGTTCTTACCACCAATATGCGGACAAACTGAGCTGGTTTGCCTACAAAGGAATTCCAACTTACCCATTGATCCATAAGGATAAGAAAAACGAAAAATTTGCGGAAGAATACAGCAAGGCCATCAAAGAATTAGAAAAAGATGGCACACTTGCTAAATTGTCGAAAAAATATTTCGGTGAAGATGTCTTCAGTTATGTAGATAAAGAGAAATAA
- a CDS encoding amino acid ABC transporter ATP-binding protein → MLEVEHVSKKFKDHQVLVDVNLKVNQGDVVVILGPSGSGKTTFLRCLNHLEKADTGRLTLGGKEYDLSKLSKKEILEIRQKTAFVFQHYNLFANKTALENILEGLVVARKIPKEEAIQRAESALEKVGLLAYKDYYPSQLSGGQQQRIGIARAIAVKPDVILLDEPTSALDPELVGDVLDVMKQLAQEGVTMVVVTHEMGFARDVANNVIFMDGGHIIEENEPHEFFNSPKEERTKQFLSRILSDATYSVEYMI, encoded by the coding sequence ATGTTAGAAGTAGAACACGTATCGAAAAAATTTAAGGACCACCAGGTCCTGGTAGATGTTAATCTCAAGGTCAACCAAGGGGATGTCGTCGTTATTTTGGGTCCATCTGGATCAGGAAAAACAACCTTCCTTCGCTGCCTCAATCACTTGGAAAAGGCAGATACAGGCCGTTTGACTTTGGGTGGAAAAGAGTATGATCTCTCAAAACTCAGCAAAAAGGAAATTTTAGAAATTCGCCAAAAGACAGCCTTTGTCTTCCAGCATTACAATCTCTTCGCTAACAAAACAGCGCTCGAAAATATCTTAGAAGGCCTGGTTGTGGCTCGGAAGATTCCAAAAGAAGAAGCTATCCAACGGGCAGAATCAGCCCTTGAAAAAGTTGGTCTCCTCGCTTACAAGGATTACTATCCTTCTCAATTGTCAGGTGGCCAGCAGCAACGGATCGGAATCGCGCGTGCCATCGCAGTGAAACCAGACGTGATCTTGCTGGACGAGCCGACTTCAGCGCTAGACCCAGAGTTGGTCGGTGACGTCTTAGATGTCATGAAGCAATTGGCCCAAGAAGGAGTGACCATGGTTGTCGTAACCCATGAGATGGGCTTTGCGCGTGATGTAGCCAACAACGTCATCTTTATGGATGGCGGACACATCATCGAAGAAAACGAACCACATGAATTCTTCAACAGTCCAAAAGAAGAACGAACCAAACAATTCCTTTCACGGATTTTATCCGATGCCACTTATAGCGTCGAATATATGATTTAA
- the glmS gene encoding glutamine--fructose-6-phosphate transaminase (isomerizing), with product MCGIVGVVGNTNATDILIQGLEKLEYRGYDSAGVFLASEGKSQLVKAVGRIAELSSKAEGVEGTAGIGHTRWATHGKPTEDNAHPHRSETGRFVLVHNGVIENYLEIKEEYLAGHHFKGQTDTEIAAHLIGKFAEEDGLSTLEAFKKALHIIRGAYAFALMDAEDPSTIYVAKNKSPLLIGLGDGYNMVCSDAMAMIRETNQYMEIHDQELVIVKADSVEVQDYDGNIKERASYTAELDLSDIGKGTYPYYMLKEIDEQPTVMRKLIQAYTDESGQVVVDPAIIKAVQEADRIYILAAGTSYHAGFASKKMLEELTDTPVELGISSEWGYGMPLLSKKPLFIFISQSGETADSRQVLVKANEMGIPSLTVTNVPGSTLSREADMTMLLHAGPEIAVASTKAYTAQIAALAFLAKAVGEANGNEKAKAFDLVHELSIVAQSIESTLSEKEVIDEKVRGLLETTRNAFYIGRGQDYYVAMEASLKLKEISYIQCEGFAAGELKHGTIALIEDGTPVIALLSDPVLASHTRGNIQEVAARGAHVLTIAEENVAKETDDLVLTAVHPYLSPISMVVPTQLIAYFATLHRGLDVDKPRNLAKSVTVE from the coding sequence ATGTGCGGAATCGTTGGTGTTGTAGGAAATACAAATGCTACTGATATTTTGATTCAAGGACTTGAAAAACTCGAATACCGAGGCTATGACTCTGCGGGTGTTTTTCTGGCTAGTGAAGGCAAGAGCCAATTGGTAAAGGCAGTTGGCCGCATTGCAGAATTGTCATCTAAGGCAGAAGGTGTCGAAGGGACAGCTGGGATTGGACATACCCGTTGGGCCACTCATGGAAAACCAACTGAGGACAATGCTCACCCACACCGCTCTGAAACAGGTCGCTTTGTTTTAGTCCACAATGGGGTCATTGAAAACTACCTTGAAATCAAGGAAGAATACCTAGCAGGTCACCATTTCAAGGGGCAAACAGATACAGAAATCGCAGCCCACTTGATCGGAAAATTTGCTGAAGAAGATGGCTTGTCTACGCTGGAAGCCTTCAAAAAAGCCCTCCACATCATCCGTGGAGCCTATGCTTTTGCTTTGATGGATGCGGAAGATCCAAGTACCATCTATGTAGCAAAAAATAAATCACCACTATTGATCGGTCTTGGCGATGGCTACAATATGGTCTGCTCAGATGCCATGGCCATGATTCGTGAAACCAACCAATACATGGAAATCCATGACCAAGAGTTGGTCATTGTCAAGGCTGACAGCGTTGAAGTTCAAGACTATGATGGAAACATCAAAGAACGGGCTAGCTATACGGCTGAACTTGACCTTTCTGATATCGGTAAAGGGACTTACCCATACTACATGCTCAAAGAAATCGATGAGCAACCAACTGTCATGCGTAAGTTGATCCAAGCCTATACAGATGAATCTGGTCAAGTAGTGGTAGATCCAGCTATTATCAAGGCTGTTCAAGAAGCAGACCGGATCTATATCCTTGCGGCTGGTACCTCTTACCATGCTGGATTTGCTTCTAAAAAAATGTTGGAAGAGTTGACAGATACCCCAGTAGAACTCGGTATTTCATCTGAGTGGGGCTATGGTATGCCACTTCTCAGCAAGAAACCACTCTTCATCTTTATCAGCCAATCTGGCGAAACAGCTGATAGCCGCCAAGTGTTGGTCAAGGCCAATGAAATGGGGATTCCAAGCTTGACAGTGACCAATGTTCCAGGTTCAACTCTTTCACGTGAAGCAGACATGACCATGTTGCTCCATGCTGGTCCTGAAATTGCGGTAGCTTCTACTAAGGCTTATACGGCTCAAATCGCAGCCCTTGCCTTTCTTGCTAAAGCTGTTGGGGAAGCCAATGGCAATGAGAAGGCCAAAGCCTTTGATTTGGTGCACGAATTGTCTATCGTTGCCCAATCGATCGAATCAACCCTTTCAGAAAAAGAAGTGATCGACGAAAAAGTCCGTGGCTTGTTGGAAACAACCCGCAATGCTTTCTATATCGGACGTGGCCAAGATTACTATGTTGCTATGGAAGCCAGTCTGAAACTAAAAGAAATTTCTTACATCCAATGTGAAGGCTTCGCTGCGGGTGAGTTGAAACACGGTACCATCGCTCTGATCGAAGACGGTACACCGGTTATTGCCCTCTTGTCTGATCCAGTCCTAGCCAGCCACACACGTGGGAACATCCAAGAAGTGGCAGCACGTGGGGCTCATGTTTTAACCATTGCAGAAGAAAATGTCGCTAAAGAGACAGATGATTTGGTCTTGACAGCAGTTCACCCTTACCTCTCTCCAATCTCAATGGTGGTACCAACCCAATTGATTGCCTACTTTGCAACCCTTCATCGTGGGCTAGATGTTGATAAACCACGGAACCTTGCTAAGTCTGTAACCGTTGAATAA
- a CDS encoding uroporphyrinogen decarboxylase family protein, with protein MSKKELVLRAIRGEAVERIPVGFWLHYVTQEEKELGLDNPAVVAKSIKGHQHYVEEISPDFVKIMSDGFFRYPSALYSREIQSIRELKDIQPIGEHHPWIEKQIEVVKEIRSHFHEEIASFYNIFSPISYLKRWFRTDQSRGDQVIADFIKEDPETLAHVLDVIAGDIATLSRRLIQEAGIEGIYFSTQQVQDERVTEEEYRKIIEPSNIAVLAAANEAGGINILHICGFEGASNEVELFKDYPAQVINWATHHEGLSLAAGRKLFGDRAVLGGFVNGKKGLLYQGERAVIEQETRRLVAEAGSRGLILGADCTVPDDFQLERLDWVRQAAVL; from the coding sequence ATGAGTAAAAAAGAATTGGTTCTTCGTGCCATTCGAGGCGAAGCTGTAGAGCGAATCCCTGTAGGATTTTGGCTCCATTATGTGACCCAAGAAGAAAAAGAATTGGGTCTAGACAATCCGGCTGTAGTAGCAAAAAGTATTAAGGGCCACCAACACTATGTAGAAGAAATTTCACCTGATTTTGTCAAGATCATGAGCGATGGCTTCTTCCGCTATCCGAGTGCTCTTTATTCGAGAGAGATCCAATCAATCCGAGAATTGAAGGATATTCAACCGATTGGAGAGCATCATCCTTGGATTGAAAAACAAATCGAAGTGGTCAAGGAGATTCGTTCCCATTTCCATGAAGAGATTGCTTCTTTCTACAATATCTTCTCGCCCATTTCTTATTTGAAACGCTGGTTCCGTACGGATCAATCCCGTGGAGATCAAGTGATTGCAGACTTTATCAAGGAAGATCCAGAAACTTTAGCTCATGTCCTTGACGTGATTGCAGGAGACATCGCTACTTTAAGTCGCCGCTTGATCCAAGAAGCAGGTATTGAAGGGATTTACTTTTCAACCCAGCAAGTCCAAGATGAGCGTGTGACAGAGGAAGAATACCGTAAGATCATTGAACCGAGCAATATCGCTGTCCTAGCAGCAGCCAATGAAGCTGGAGGCATCAATATCCTTCATATCTGTGGTTTTGAAGGGGCCAGCAATGAAGTGGAACTCTTCAAGGATTATCCAGCTCAAGTCATTAACTGGGCGACCCATCATGAAGGCCTTAGCCTAGCCGCAGGTCGTAAACTTTTCGGCGATCGTGCCGTCTTGGGTGGCTTTGTCAATGGCAAGAAAGGTTTGCTCTATCAAGGGGAACGAGCAGTTATTGAGCAAGAAACTCGTCGCTTGGTGGCTGAAGCCGGAAGCCGTGGTTTGATCCTTGGAGCAGACTGTACTGTGCCAGATGATTTCCAATTGGAACGCTTAGATTGGGTACGTCAAGCAGCTGTATTGTAA
- a CDS encoding 5'-nucleotidase, lipoprotein e(P4) family, producing MKTTKTTFTIVSALASVILLTSCGSNTTKTQETKASSTKNQVTMTYDQQRSQENTMSVLWYQKAAETKALYLQGYNVATDRLKEILQTPSDKPYSIVLDLDETVLDNSPYQVQNVKDGTAFNPKDWDVWVKKAAAKAVPGAKDFLQYADQNGVQIYYISDRTTSQVDDTIKNLEKEGIPVQGRDHLMFLEDGVKSKEGRRQAVQEKTNLVLLFGDNLVDFADFSKTSEADRDKKLDELQKEFGEKFIIFPNPMYGSWESAVYQGKKLDAKGQTEERLKALQGFDK from the coding sequence ATGAAAACAACAAAAACCACCTTTACCATCGTTTCTGCTCTTGCTTCTGTCATTTTACTGACGAGTTGTGGAAGCAACACCACTAAAACGCAAGAGACAAAAGCAAGCAGCACTAAAAATCAGGTGACGATGACCTATGATCAACAGCGCTCACAAGAAAATACCATGTCTGTTCTCTGGTACCAAAAGGCAGCAGAAACCAAGGCTTTGTATTTACAAGGCTACAATGTCGCTACTGACCGTTTGAAAGAGATCCTCCAAACTCCTTCTGATAAGCCTTATTCCATCGTCTTGGATTTGGACGAAACTGTTTTAGACAACAGCCCTTACCAAGTTCAAAACGTCAAAGATGGTACGGCCTTCAATCCTAAAGATTGGGATGTTTGGGTGAAAAAAGCAGCCGCAAAAGCGGTGCCAGGTGCCAAAGATTTCCTTCAATATGCGGATCAAAACGGAGTTCAAATCTACTACATTTCTGACCGTACAACCTCTCAAGTAGATGATACCATCAAGAATCTTGAAAAAGAAGGCATTCCTGTTCAAGGACGTGACCACCTCATGTTCTTAGAAGATGGCGTCAAATCAAAAGAAGGCCGTCGCCAAGCTGTACAAGAAAAGACCAATCTTGTCTTGCTCTTCGGGGACAATCTGGTTGACTTTGCAGATTTTTCTAAGACCTCTGAAGCTGATCGTGACAAGAAATTGGACGAATTGCAAAAAGAATTTGGTGAAAAATTCATCATCTTCCCAAATCCAATGTATGGATCATGGGAATCTGCTGTTTACCAAGGTAAAAAACTAGATGCCAAGGGACAAACAGAAGAACGCCTCAAAGCCTTGCAAGGTTTTGACAAATAA
- a CDS encoding amino acid ABC transporter permease: MVSYDISKVWSFLPTLVQALPATLALMVLTTVLGSAFGLVLTWAQVSEDKVGAGLAKGYVFTLRCTPPIVLLFLVFYGLPQFLNWWLGVDIDHWSKFVFVLVAMFLLFAAMISEVFKAAYLAIPKGQMEAGLSIGLTPAQTIWRIVLPQAFRVALPNMTTAILNLMRDAALAYTIGFIDIMGAGNNLISRNLGNYSLETYTAVAVIYWGIALVISFSAQLLEKRLSVTER, from the coding sequence ATGGTCTCATACGACATTTCCAAGGTCTGGTCATTTCTTCCAACCTTGGTCCAAGCTCTACCAGCGACCCTAGCTTTGATGGTTTTAACGACGGTTCTCGGTTCTGCATTTGGCTTGGTTTTGACTTGGGCACAAGTATCAGAAGATAAGGTAGGAGCAGGTCTGGCAAAAGGCTATGTCTTTACTTTGCGTTGTACCCCTCCGATTGTCTTGCTCTTTTTGGTCTTTTATGGACTGCCCCAATTTTTGAACTGGTGGTTGGGAGTAGATATTGACCACTGGTCCAAGTTTGTCTTTGTCTTGGTTGCCATGTTTCTTCTCTTTGCCGCGATGATTTCTGAGGTCTTCAAGGCAGCCTATTTGGCCATTCCAAAAGGTCAGATGGAAGCAGGCTTGAGTATCGGATTGACACCAGCTCAGACCATTTGGCGGATTGTCCTTCCCCAAGCCTTTCGCGTGGCTCTTCCAAATATGACGACTGCCATCTTGAACCTCATGCGCGATGCCGCTTTGGCTTATACCATTGGCTTTATCGATATCATGGGAGCAGGCAATAACTTGATCAGCCGCAATCTTGGGAATTATTCCCTCGAGACCTATACAGCCGTAGCAGTGATATACTGGGGAATTGCCCTTGTGATCTCCTTCTCCGCTCAACTCCTTGAGAAACGACTCAGTGTAACAGAAAGGTAG
- a CDS encoding amino acid ABC transporter permease, with protein sequence MDFNFISKAFLATLGGVPVTLLIMVVSILLSFFPALFLALGQIYKVKGVRSFSVIYLAFIRATPPILLILFFYSLFPSLLNSFFKSIGSHFNVFEINPIYYAFIIFSLMTTGSLAEILRSAILTVDKGQLEAAQAIGLTNRQAYIRIVFPQALRAALPNLCNLVINLVKGTSLVFVMTIKDITAIAKVEASYGYQYFESYLVIFILYIVICGVIQWGFNLLEKRLTLA encoded by the coding sequence ATGGATTTCAATTTTATTAGTAAAGCATTTCTAGCCACCTTGGGTGGTGTTCCAGTGACCCTTCTGATCATGGTCGTATCGATTCTTTTGAGTTTCTTTCCAGCCCTCTTTTTGGCACTCGGTCAGATCTATAAGGTCAAAGGTGTTCGCAGTTTCTCAGTGATTTACTTAGCCTTTATCCGCGCGACGCCTCCGATTCTCTTGATTCTCTTCTTTTATAGTCTCTTTCCCAGCCTCTTAAATAGCTTTTTTAAGAGTATTGGTAGTCACTTTAATGTCTTTGAGATCAATCCTATTTACTATGCCTTTATCATCTTTAGCTTGATGACAACAGGAAGTCTTGCTGAAATTCTACGGTCAGCCATTCTGACCGTTGATAAGGGCCAGCTAGAAGCAGCGCAAGCCATTGGTTTGACTAATCGTCAAGCCTACATCCGCATTGTTTTTCCACAAGCCTTGCGTGCAGCCCTTCCCAATTTGTGTAACCTGGTTATCAACTTGGTCAAAGGAACCTCCCTTGTCTTTGTCATGACCATCAAGGATATCACCGCCATTGCCAAGGTCGAAGCCTCTTATGGCTATCAATATTTTGAATCCTATCTAGTGATTTTTATTCTTTATATTGTCATTTGTGGGGTGATTCAATGGGGATTCAATCTCTTAGAAAAACGCCTGACACTCGCATAG
- a CDS encoding DUF1310 family protein encodes MTDKKQRFLLLFLLTLFLGGCSLFTDKAAERREMIQIAESTKMERAIKHLLTSIDPKAFTSEGVIHSYTLIKGELEYNPMGGMNVSLVINGDKKLTIDTTVQMEDSGQFEAGSYGISAKLDDLLSKAEETGK; translated from the coding sequence ATGACTGATAAAAAACAACGATTTTTACTACTATTCTTACTGACTTTGTTTCTAGGAGGCTGCAGTCTTTTTACAGATAAAGCTGCTGAGAGAAGGGAAATGATTCAGATCGCAGAAAGCACGAAAATGGAGCGAGCGATAAAACACTTGTTAACCAGTATCGATCCGAAAGCTTTCACTTCAGAAGGGGTTATTCACTCCTATACCCTGATAAAAGGTGAATTGGAATACAATCCAATGGGAGGGATGAATGTCTCTCTCGTTATCAATGGCGATAAAAAGTTAACGATCGATACGACTGTTCAAATGGAAGATTCAGGACAGTTCGAAGCAGGTAGTTACGGTATTTCAGCAAAATTAGATGATCTGTTAAGTAAAGCAGAAGAGACTGGAAAATAA